One window of Candidatus Binataceae bacterium genomic DNA carries:
- a CDS encoding isoprenylcysteine carboxylmethyltransferase family protein, producing MRSLEAYYALVALVGIERLFELWLSRRNARRAFAHGGIESGQRHYRAMVVVHTAFLAACVGEPAFFHREFPPVLGWVALAGVIAAQGLRYSAVIALGERWNTRIIVTPAAAPITSGPYRLVRHPNYIAVALELVALPMVRGCWLTAIVFSAANFVLMRIRVPAEEAALGTKYAEAFADRRRFLPRLTGRS from the coding sequence GTGCGCTCGCTCGAGGCCTACTACGCCCTGGTTGCGCTCGTCGGAATCGAGCGTCTGTTCGAACTGTGGTTGTCGCGGCGTAACGCGCGGCGCGCGTTCGCGCATGGCGGAATCGAGAGCGGTCAACGGCATTACCGCGCGATGGTCGTGGTGCATACGGCTTTTCTGGCCGCGTGCGTCGGCGAGCCGGCATTTTTCCATCGCGAGTTTCCACCGGTCCTCGGATGGGTCGCGCTGGCCGGCGTGATCGCCGCGCAGGGTCTGCGCTACAGCGCGGTGATTGCGCTGGGCGAACGCTGGAACACCCGCATCATCGTTACGCCGGCCGCAGCTCCGATTACGAGCGGACCATATCGCCTAGTGCGCCATCCCAACTATATCGCGGTTGCGCTCGAGCTGGTCGCGTTGCCGATGGTTCGCGGATGCTGGCTGACGGCGATCGTCTTCTCAGCCGCGAACTTCGTTCTGATGCGCATTCGGGTCCCGGCGGAGGAAGCCGCGCTCGGCACGAAATACGCGGAGGCCTTCGCAGACCGTCGACGCTTCTTGCCGCGCCTGACAGGGCGTTCGTGA